One genomic window of Euleptes europaea isolate rEulEur1 chromosome 8, rEulEur1.hap1, whole genome shotgun sequence includes the following:
- the MAF1 gene encoding repressor of RNA polymerase III transcription MAF1 homolog, with the protein MKLLENSRFEALNSQLTVETGDAHIIGRIESYSCKMAGDDKHMFKQFCQEGQPHVLEALSPPQTTGISPSRLSKSQSGDEEGPLSDKCSRKTLFYLIATLNESFRPDYDFSAAKSHEFSREPSLNWVVNAVNCSLFSAVREDFPALKPHLWDAVDQEICLSECDIYSYNPDLDSDPFGEEGSLWSFNYFFYNKRLKRIVFFTCRSISGSMYPHPEAGNELDMELSEDDAEETAEACDQEGSNIEEDRRTHGQARYTVLGDFCWLGFTWEGSWCVAKVFPTGSVVACAGGSTFPEWLIKRHTNSFHVTHHLDDFYGAGPSELAS; encoded by the exons atgaagctattggaaaactcaCGTTTTGAAGCGTTAAACTCTCAGCTGACAGTGGAGACTGGAGATGCACACATCATTGGCAG GATCGAGAGCTACTCGTGCAAGATGGCCGGGGACGACAAACACATGTTCAAGCAGTTCTGCCAGGAGGGCCAGCCACACGTTCTTGAGGCCTTGTCGCCCCCTCAGACCACGGGGATCAGCCCCAGCAG GCTCAGCAAGAGCCAGAGCGGCGATGAGGAGGGACCGCTCAGTGACAAATGCAGCCGCAAGACTCTCTTCTACCTGATCGCCACCCTCAACGAGTCCTTCCGCCCCGACTATGACTTCAGCGCTGCCAAGAGCCACGAGTTCAGCCGGGAACCAAGTCTCAACTGG GTGGTGAATGCCGTGAACTGCAGCCTCTTCTCTGCTGTGCGGGAGGATTTTCCTGCCCTGAAACCCCACCTCTGGGATGCCGTGGATCAGGAGATCTGCCTTTCTGAGTGTGACATCTACAG CTACAACCCGGATCTGGACTCGGACCCCTTTGGGGAAGAGGGCAGCCTGTGGTCCTTCAACTACTTCTTCTACAACAAGCGGCTGAAGCGGATCGTCTTCTTCACCTGTCGCTCCATCAG CGGCTCCATGTACCCccacccggaggcaggcaatgagttGGACATGGAGTTGAGTGAGGACGACGCAGAGGAGACAGCGGAGGCTTGCGATCAGGAAGGGAGCAACATTGAGGAGGACCG GCGCACTCACGGCCAAGCGCGATATACAGTCCTGGGTGACTTTTGCTGGCTGGGTTTCACATGGGAGGGCAGCTGGTGCGTGGCTAAGGTGTTTCCCACGGGCTCTGTGGTGGCCTGCGCGGGTGGCAGCACCTTTCCCGAATGGCTGATCAAGCGCCACACTAATTCCTTCCACGTCACCCATCATCTGGATGACTTCTACGGCGCGGGCCCTTCGGAATTGGCCTCCTGA